The following proteins come from a genomic window of Desulfonatronum thioautotrophicum:
- a CDS encoding Fur family transcriptional regulator codes for MQRNTQQRQAIQSVLSTAMGPLTIPEIHQAAQHHSPSLGIATVYRTIRKMLDQGTILQIGIPNELPRYENAGRSHHHFFQCRTCSRVYEIHDCPRDLDRLIPEGFELEDHEVFLFGRCNECRSVVS; via the coding sequence ATGCAACGAAATACCCAGCAGCGCCAAGCCATCCAATCGGTACTCAGCACAGCCATGGGACCACTGACCATTCCGGAAATCCACCAGGCGGCTCAACACCACTCACCGAGCCTGGGCATCGCCACGGTCTACCGAACCATCCGCAAGATGCTTGACCAGGGCACCATCCTCCAGATCGGCATTCCTAACGAACTGCCCCGATATGAAAATGCCGGGCGATCGCATCACCATTTCTTCCAGTGCCGGACTTGTTCCAGGGTATACGAAATCCACGACTGTCCTCGCGACTTAGATCGCTTGATTCCTGAAGGGTTTGAGCTGGAAGATCACGAGGTTTTCTTGTTTGGCCGCTGCAATGAGTGCCGAAGTGTCGTGTCCTGA
- the rplQ gene encoding 50S ribosomal protein L17, translating into MRHRKSGRKFNRTPAHRKAMFRNMASALIQHGRIQTTEAKAKELRGVVEKLVTKAKRNDLHSRRLVYKVLGSHTLVKRLFDDIAPLYQGVPGGYTRLLKLSALRPGDCAPQALIEFTKHEFIGKPDVDTSMSEAPKASSVASSTTDSEVAEKPAQ; encoded by the coding sequence ATGAGACACAGGAAGAGCGGTAGAAAGTTTAATCGGACACCGGCCCATCGCAAGGCCATGTTTCGGAATATGGCCAGTGCCTTAATTCAGCATGGACGCATTCAAACCACTGAGGCCAAAGCCAAGGAGCTTCGCGGGGTTGTGGAAAAGCTCGTGACCAAGGCGAAACGTAACGACTTACATTCCCGGCGACTGGTCTACAAAGTTCTGGGAAGTCATACCCTCGTTAAGAGGCTATTCGATGATATCGCCCCTCTATATCAAGGTGTGCCTGGTGGCTATACCCGGCTACTCAAGCTCAGTGCATTACGTCCTGGAGATTGTGCACCGCAGGCCTTGATTGAATTTACGAAACATGAATTCATTGGCAAGCCGGATGTAGATACCAGCATGTCAGAGGCTCCCAAAGCTTCTTCTGTTGCTTCGAGTACAACTGATTCCGAAGTTGCAGAAAAACCAGCTCAATAA
- a CDS encoding metal ABC transporter permease, whose translation MIPDILQFEFMRNALAACLLISISCGIMGTLVVVNRLVFLSGGIAHASYGGVGAAIFLGSSPYIGAGVSAFLAAMIMGGVSLRAKHRSDSIIGVIWAVGMAVGIILVDLTPGYHVDLMSYLFGSILLVPRENLWMMAGLNVVVLVWVRLFYHDLLAMSYDEEHAQVMGVPVRGLYFTLLALTALAVVTTIQAVGLILVIALLTIPAVVAERFSGSLGAMMAWAVLLSSVFCVFGLLLAYHLNLTAGATIVMVAAGGFFLSRIIGRGRGLG comes from the coding sequence GTGATACCGGATATTTTGCAATTCGAATTCATGCGCAACGCCTTGGCGGCCTGCCTACTGATCAGCATCAGCTGCGGAATAATGGGCACCTTGGTGGTGGTCAATCGGCTGGTTTTTCTTTCCGGGGGGATTGCCCATGCCTCCTATGGCGGTGTGGGAGCGGCCATTTTTCTGGGGAGCTCGCCGTACATCGGAGCGGGGGTGAGCGCCTTTCTGGCCGCGATGATCATGGGGGGGGTCAGCCTGCGGGCCAAGCACCGCAGCGATTCGATTATCGGCGTGATCTGGGCTGTGGGGATGGCCGTGGGAATCATTTTGGTGGATTTGACTCCAGGCTATCACGTTGATCTGATGAGCTATCTTTTCGGCAGTATTCTGCTTGTTCCTCGGGAGAACTTGTGGATGATGGCCGGGCTGAACGTGGTTGTGCTTGTTTGGGTTCGACTCTTCTACCATGACCTCCTGGCCATGTCCTACGACGAAGAACATGCCCAGGTCATGGGGGTTCCGGTTCGTGGGCTCTATTTCACCTTACTGGCCCTGACCGCCCTGGCTGTGGTCACGACCATCCAGGCCGTGGGGTTGATCCTGGTGATCGCATTGTTGACCATTCCTGCTGTGGTGGCCGAACGCTTTTCCGGTTCTTTAGGGGCAATGATGGCCTGGGCTGTTTTGCTCAGCTCGGTGTTCTGCGTCTTTGGACTGCTCCTGGCTTATCATCTGAATCTGACCGCCGGCGCCACCATCGTAATGGTGGCGGCCGGTGGATTTTTTCTTTCCCGCATTATCGGGCGCGGGCGAGGTCTTGGCTAA
- a CDS encoding metal ABC transporter ATP-binding protein, with translation MTPPVVDAQDVCFAYDGCFVLEDVHLQVRRGEFLAVMGPNGGGKTTLLKILLGLLTPQRGVVSVLDASPGKASRKVGYVPQQTNIHLQFPITAEDLVLLGRLPHRRRTNGFRSQDREAAGQALQRVGMWSYRRRRIGQLSGGQRQRVFIARALANEPELLLLDEPTASVDREFQGALYDLLKELNTRMTIIVVSHDLSVLSSYATSVACVNRRLFYHDRAELTAAMLESTYHCPVELVTHGSIPHRVLKEHDLS, from the coding sequence ATGACTCCTCCCGTCGTGGATGCACAAGACGTCTGTTTTGCCTATGATGGGTGTTTTGTCCTGGAGGACGTCCATTTGCAGGTGCGACGGGGAGAGTTTTTGGCCGTGATGGGCCCCAACGGGGGGGGGAAGACCACTCTACTGAAAATTTTGTTGGGCCTCCTTACTCCCCAGCGAGGTGTCGTTTCGGTGCTGGATGCATCGCCAGGAAAGGCATCCCGAAAGGTCGGCTACGTTCCGCAACAGACAAATATTCATTTGCAGTTTCCCATCACAGCCGAGGACTTGGTTCTCTTGGGACGTTTGCCGCATCGCCGCCGGACAAACGGCTTTCGGTCCCAGGACCGAGAAGCAGCTGGCCAGGCTCTGCAACGGGTAGGCATGTGGTCATACCGGAGGCGACGTATCGGTCAACTTTCCGGCGGGCAACGGCAACGGGTGTTCATTGCCAGGGCATTGGCCAACGAGCCGGAACTGCTATTGTTGGATGAACCCACGGCCAGCGTGGATAGGGAGTTTCAGGGGGCGCTATACGATCTGCTCAAAGAATTGAATACGCGGATGACCATCATCGTGGTCAGCCATGATCTCTCCGTACTTTCCAGTTACGCTACCTCCGTGGCCTGTGTGAACCGAAGGTTGTTCTATCACGATAGGGCCGAATTGACGGCGGCCATGCTGGAATCGACCTACCACTGTCCTGTGGAACTGGTGACTCATGGTTCAATACCCCATCGCGTTCTTAAGGAACATGACCTCTCGTGA
- the selD gene encoding selenide, water dikinase SelD, whose translation MSSIKKSLVQSVNAAGUASKISPGDLESILKELDLGRDDRILSGTAHAEDAAVLRFPANMALVQTVDFFTPIVNNPYWFGQIAAANSLSDVYAMGGTPWCAMNIVCFPVKSFSLDVLKEILRGGLDKLHEAGAVLAGGHSVEDQEIKYGLSVSGVVNPDGYATNGGLQPGDWLLLTKPLGTGVLATGLKGELPGAEEMEKLLFHWAGRLNRIGGQVITAMGLKAATDVTGFGLGGHLLEMASASDVQILLDTESVPIIEMALDLIAMGMLPAGSFANKRYCSKQVEIKSGVDALRADMVFDAQTSGGLVLGVPDSKISKTRAMLLEEGEMADVVGRVVPAVSGGSRLVLE comes from the coding sequence ATGAGCAGCATAAAAAAATCACTTGTTCAAAGCGTCAACGCCGCTGGTTGAGCTTCAAAAATTTCTCCAGGGGACCTGGAGAGCATCCTAAAGGAGCTTGACTTGGGGCGGGACGATCGGATCCTTTCTGGAACAGCCCATGCGGAGGATGCAGCTGTGTTGCGCTTTCCTGCGAACATGGCCCTGGTTCAGACTGTGGATTTTTTCACGCCAATTGTGAATAATCCTTACTGGTTTGGACAAATTGCCGCGGCAAACTCCCTTTCAGACGTCTACGCCATGGGGGGGACGCCATGGTGTGCCATGAATATAGTCTGTTTCCCGGTGAAATCCTTCTCTCTCGATGTCCTCAAAGAGATATTGCGTGGGGGGCTGGATAAGCTGCATGAGGCTGGAGCGGTATTAGCCGGTGGGCACAGTGTGGAGGACCAGGAGATCAAGTATGGTCTGTCCGTTTCAGGAGTTGTCAATCCGGATGGATATGCAACCAATGGTGGTCTTCAGCCCGGCGACTGGCTGTTGCTGACCAAGCCTCTGGGCACCGGGGTGTTGGCCACGGGACTCAAGGGAGAACTTCCGGGTGCCGAGGAGATGGAGAAGCTGTTGTTTCATTGGGCTGGCCGTCTCAATCGGATTGGGGGGCAGGTTATCACCGCAATGGGGTTAAAAGCTGCCACGGATGTGACGGGTTTTGGGCTGGGCGGTCACCTTCTGGAAATGGCCAGTGCATCGGATGTCCAAATTTTGTTGGATACGGAGAGTGTCCCGATTATTGAAATGGCCTTGGATTTGATTGCCATGGGCATGCTTCCCGCAGGAAGCTTCGCCAACAAGCGGTATTGCTCCAAACAGGTTGAGATCAAGTCCGGTGTCGATGCCCTTCGCGCTGATATGGTTTTTGACGCGCAGACATCCGGAGGCTTGGTTCTCGGTGTCCCGGATAGCAAGATATCCAAGACCCGGGCAATGCTGTTGGAAGAGGGCGAGATGGCGGACGTTGTTGGTAGGGTCGTTCCTGCTGTTTCCGGAGGGTCACGATTGGTGCTGGAATAG
- a CDS encoding DNA-directed RNA polymerase subunit alpha, with protein sequence MFIRKGDKLLNTRNWVELVKPDQLVKDKRSSNTYGKFVCEPLERGFGTTIGNALRRVLLSSMQGAAVVAVRIEGVQHEFSTIPGVLEDVTDIVLNLKQVRLAMTTDEPQRLELTANTKGPITAAAIHENQRVKISNPDQIIATLTDDVELRLEIEVRMGKGYLPAEMHEGISEDIGLIALDANFSPILKAAYSVEQARVGQMTNYDKLVMEIWTDGSLRPDDALAYAAKILKDQLSVFISFDDSEDEQGVADSIDQNIDPVLFKSIEDLELSVRATNCLKSAGIAIFGELVQKTENEILETRNFGRKSLEEIRRVVNKMGFDFGTSVPNFEEKYQEWLKKEEDNETQEER encoded by the coding sequence ATGTTCATTCGTAAAGGCGACAAGCTCCTTAATACCCGGAACTGGGTGGAGTTGGTCAAGCCAGATCAGCTTGTCAAGGACAAGCGTTCCTCAAATACCTACGGCAAGTTCGTCTGTGAACCTCTTGAGCGTGGGTTTGGAACAACTATAGGCAACGCTCTGCGTCGCGTCCTCTTGTCTTCCATGCAGGGTGCAGCCGTTGTTGCCGTGCGCATCGAGGGTGTCCAACATGAATTTTCAACAATTCCCGGTGTTCTTGAAGATGTCACTGACATCGTCCTCAACTTGAAGCAAGTCCGTTTGGCGATGACTACAGATGAGCCACAGCGCCTGGAACTCACTGCCAATACGAAAGGTCCGATTACCGCGGCAGCTATCCACGAGAATCAGCGAGTTAAGATTTCCAACCCCGACCAAATCATCGCTACACTGACGGATGATGTTGAGTTACGTCTTGAGATCGAAGTACGAATGGGAAAGGGATATCTTCCAGCAGAAATGCATGAGGGGATATCCGAGGATATCGGATTGATCGCTTTGGATGCAAACTTTTCGCCGATTCTCAAGGCTGCTTATTCCGTGGAGCAGGCCCGAGTGGGACAGATGACCAACTATGATAAATTGGTCATGGAGATCTGGACTGACGGCTCGCTTCGTCCTGACGACGCTCTGGCCTACGCGGCGAAAATTCTTAAGGATCAGCTTTCCGTTTTCATCTCTTTCGACGACAGTGAAGATGAACAAGGGGTGGCGGACAGCATTGACCAGAATATTGATCCAGTGCTCTTTAAGTCCATCGAGGATTTAGAACTTTCAGTTCGGGCAACGAATTGTCTTAAAAGCGCAGGTATTGCCATTTTCGGAGAGCTTGTCCAGAAAACGGAAAATGAGATTCTGGAAACACGCAATTTTGGTCGTAAATCTCTGGAAGAAATACGCCGCGTAGTCAACAAAATGGGTTTTGATTTTGGGACCAGTGTGCCGAATTTCGAAGAAAAATACCAGGAATGGCTGAAGAAGGAAGAAGACAATGAGACACAGGAAGAGCGGTAG
- a CDS encoding metal ABC transporter solute-binding protein, Zn/Mn family produces MLLHGFQWKVVLLALLLFFVSAKDGSAQPFELFVSIAPQKQFVERIGGELVNVSVMVPPGASPHVYEPRPAQMRLLSQAKIYFAIGVEFEKTLLPKISALNPDLKIVHTEAGIEKLPMIPHHHHDHDHGHGHDHEHGDEHEHEHGHGHNHGHGHGHNHGHEHGHGHGHEHGHDHGHGHGQNHGHGHEHGGLDTHVWLAPELVRIQAAHILAALTELDGAHAAVYEANYTAFMAEIDALDADIRQTLAGHEGAAFMVFHPAWGYFARQYGLEQIPVEIEGKEPRAQDLQQLIQRALEGDIRVVFVSPQFSTRSAETIARAINGQIVAIDPLAEDWLKNMRAVAGKFKQAFK; encoded by the coding sequence ATGTTGCTGCATGGATTTCAGTGGAAGGTGGTGCTGTTGGCACTGCTGCTTTTCTTTGTGAGCGCAAAGGATGGGAGCGCTCAGCCATTTGAGCTTTTCGTCAGTATTGCTCCGCAGAAGCAGTTCGTGGAGCGCATTGGTGGAGAACTTGTCAACGTTTCCGTCATGGTTCCACCAGGTGCCAGTCCTCATGTGTATGAGCCTAGACCAGCCCAGATGCGGCTGCTCTCTCAGGCGAAGATCTATTTTGCCATTGGTGTGGAGTTCGAAAAAACGCTCTTGCCAAAGATCTCCGCTTTGAATCCAGACCTAAAAATAGTCCACACGGAAGCGGGCATTGAGAAACTACCCATGATACCTCATCATCACCATGACCATGACCATGGCCATGGGCACGATCACGAGCACGGGGACGAGCACGAGCACGAGCACGGGCATGGTCACAACCACGGGCACGGGCATGGTCACAACCACGGGCACGAGCACGGGCACGGGCATGGGCACGAGCACGGGCATGACCATGGGCATGGGCATGGTCAGAACCACGGGCATGGGCACGAGCATGGTGGCTTGGACACCCATGTCTGGCTTGCGCCGGAACTGGTGCGCATCCAGGCTGCTCACATCCTTGCGGCCTTGACGGAACTGGATGGAGCACATGCTGCGGTTTATGAGGCCAACTACACGGCGTTCATGGCTGAAATCGACGCATTGGATGCTGATATCCGACAGACCTTGGCTGGGCATGAGGGAGCGGCATTTATGGTCTTTCACCCAGCCTGGGGCTATTTCGCCAGGCAGTACGGTCTGGAACAGATTCCTGTGGAGATCGAAGGCAAGGAACCACGTGCCCAGGATCTTCAGCAATTGATCCAGCGCGCTCTGGAAGGAGACATTCGGGTCGTGTTTGTTTCCCCGCAGTTTTCCACACGAAGCGCGGAAACCATTGCCAGGGCAATTAACGGTCAGATCGTCGCCATAGATCCCCTTGCGGAAGATTGGCTGAAAAACATGCGTGCCGTGGCTGGGAAATTCAAGCAGGCCTTCAAGTAG
- the glmS gene encoding glutamine--fructose-6-phosphate transaminase (isomerizing), which translates to MCGIIGYAGHRPAVPVIVEGLKRLEYRGYDSAGVAFIQHKAMHVIRAEGKLSELECRLNGCEVFHATTGLGHTRWATHGLPVERNAHPHRDPGGRLVLVHNGIIENYLPLKEQLLKKGRTFQSETDSEVLVQLIAELWTPDISLLQAFSEALKHVDGTYAVALLNMDDPNRIWAARKSSPLLLGVGVGENFVASDIPAFLGYTRDVVFLEDNELVELSPMDWQVYDTATLEPLEKEIHHITWDFQAAQKGGYRHFMLKEIFEQPTVISNCLAGRLDAKNRTVSLPELDNLDIPEQLQIVACGTSYHAGLWGQYLLESWAGIPVRVEIASEFRYRSPIFKPTDMILAISQSGETADTLAGMRLAKEHGVPVLGLCNVVGSSVAREAASVIHTQAGPEISVASTKAMCSQLVLLTLLALYWGRRKQTLPQHVESSVIAGLLSLPQILESELPRMRSTAQELIPEYSTARSFFYLGRGLAFPLALEGALKLKEISYIHAEGYAAGEMKHGPIALIEPEFPTFALALNDELLSKTISNLVEVQARNGKIISLCHPGFGLDVEHAWEIPQVYGPLNTFLALPALQLFAYEMAVYLGKDVDQPRNLAKSVTVE; encoded by the coding sequence ATGTGCGGAATAATTGGTTACGCCGGTCACAGGCCAGCCGTGCCCGTTATCGTGGAAGGACTGAAACGCCTGGAGTATCGGGGCTACGATTCCGCGGGAGTGGCCTTCATTCAGCATAAGGCAATGCATGTCATTCGGGCTGAAGGCAAGCTAAGTGAATTGGAGTGCCGCCTCAACGGCTGCGAAGTTTTCCATGCCACCACGGGCCTGGGACATACCCGCTGGGCGACCCATGGCCTGCCCGTGGAGCGCAACGCTCATCCCCACCGTGATCCGGGTGGGCGTTTGGTCCTCGTGCATAATGGGATCATTGAAAACTACCTCCCGCTCAAGGAACAGCTCCTGAAAAAGGGACGCACCTTCCAATCCGAAACAGACTCTGAGGTCCTGGTCCAATTGATCGCCGAACTATGGACTCCGGACATTTCCCTGCTTCAGGCATTTTCCGAGGCCCTGAAACACGTTGACGGCACCTATGCCGTTGCCCTGTTGAACATGGATGATCCCAATCGCATATGGGCGGCGCGTAAATCCAGCCCTCTTCTGCTTGGGGTCGGCGTCGGAGAAAACTTTGTGGCTTCGGATATTCCGGCTTTCCTGGGTTACACCAGGGATGTCGTCTTTTTGGAAGACAACGAATTGGTCGAACTGAGCCCCATGGATTGGCAGGTTTACGACACTGCGACACTGGAGCCCCTGGAAAAAGAGATCCACCATATCACCTGGGATTTCCAGGCAGCACAGAAGGGCGGGTATCGCCATTTCATGCTCAAGGAAATCTTCGAACAGCCGACGGTGATCAGCAACTGCCTGGCCGGCCGACTGGATGCCAAGAACCGGACCGTCAGCCTGCCGGAACTGGACAACTTGGACATTCCGGAACAACTCCAGATCGTGGCCTGCGGCACGTCGTACCATGCCGGCCTATGGGGGCAATACCTTCTGGAATCCTGGGCCGGTATTCCCGTTCGCGTGGAGATCGCCTCCGAGTTTCGTTACCGTTCTCCCATCTTCAAGCCCACGGACATGATCCTGGCTATAAGCCAGTCCGGAGAGACCGCTGACACTCTGGCCGGGATGCGACTGGCCAAGGAACATGGCGTTCCCGTCTTGGGTCTGTGCAATGTGGTCGGCTCCAGCGTAGCCAGAGAGGCAGCCAGCGTGATCCACACCCAGGCAGGACCGGAAATCAGCGTCGCCTCCACAAAGGCGATGTGCAGCCAGCTGGTTCTCCTGACCCTGCTGGCTCTTTACTGGGGACGCCGCAAACAGACATTGCCCCAGCACGTCGAGTCCTCGGTCATTGCCGGCCTCCTCAGCCTGCCTCAGATCCTGGAGAGCGAACTCCCCCGAATGCGGAGTACAGCCCAGGAACTGATCCCGGAATACAGCACGGCCCGCAGTTTTTTCTACTTGGGACGAGGATTGGCGTTTCCCCTTGCCCTGGAAGGTGCGTTGAAGCTCAAGGAAATCTCGTACATCCACGCCGAGGGATATGCCGCGGGTGAAATGAAGCACGGTCCCATTGCCCTGATTGAACCGGAATTTCCCACCTTTGCCCTGGCGCTGAACGACGAACTGCTGTCCAAAACCATCTCCAACCTCGTGGAGGTCCAGGCCCGCAACGGCAAGATTATCAGCCTTTGTCACCCAGGTTTTGGCCTGGACGTAGAGCATGCCTGGGAGATTCCCCAGGTTTATGGACCGCTGAACACCTTCCTGGCACTGCCGGCATTACAGTTGTTCGCGTATGAAATGGCCGTGTACCTGGGCAAGGACGTTGACCAACCCCGCAACTTGGCCAAAAGCGTGACTGTAGAGTAA
- a CDS encoding selenium metabolism-associated LysR family transcriptional regulator — protein sequence MDIRQLRAFAKVYERRSFSRAAEELLLSQPTVSAHVASLEQQMQIALFDRLGRSILPTQAADILYVHCGSVFSSLDQAESEIRLLSNDVSGELRLGGSTIPANFLFPELVSDFLLRFPNVRISLSQGDSSDILERVRTGELSVGVVGAKSETSELITQELVADALVVLAAPCFFSRHTRPVSLSSLRYVNWVMRQPGSGTRLAVEQALEKVGLPLKDLNVVCVVDGTEALLRFVRSGLGITVSSRLAAKEYLQRGELVALDIPGLHFVRSFYAVSHPSRHQFPAVRFFLKFLMDIAARLQVPDNEPIGTVTNNHSE from the coding sequence ATGGATATCCGTCAGCTTCGAGCCTTTGCCAAGGTCTATGAACGGAGAAGTTTCTCTCGAGCCGCGGAAGAATTGCTGTTGTCCCAGCCTACAGTCAGCGCCCACGTTGCTTCCCTTGAGCAGCAAATGCAGATTGCCCTGTTTGATCGTCTTGGAAGGAGCATTTTACCAACTCAAGCTGCTGATATTCTCTACGTCCACTGTGGATCCGTATTTTCATCACTTGACCAGGCCGAGTCAGAAATTCGTTTGCTTTCCAATGATGTATCCGGTGAATTGCGCCTTGGTGGAAGTACCATCCCTGCCAATTTTCTGTTTCCTGAACTTGTCAGCGATTTTTTGCTTCGCTTTCCAAATGTACGGATTTCTCTCAGCCAAGGCGATTCGTCAGATATTTTGGAGCGTGTGCGGACAGGCGAACTTTCGGTCGGTGTTGTTGGCGCGAAAAGCGAAACCTCGGAGTTGATCACTCAGGAACTTGTTGCTGATGCACTTGTTGTCTTGGCTGCACCATGCTTTTTTTCCAGGCATACCCGGCCTGTCAGCTTGTCGTCTCTGCGCTATGTAAACTGGGTTATGCGGCAGCCAGGCTCCGGGACTCGGCTGGCCGTGGAACAGGCCTTGGAGAAAGTCGGTCTTCCGCTCAAGGATCTCAACGTTGTCTGTGTCGTTGACGGAACCGAGGCATTGCTCCGGTTTGTGCGGAGCGGCCTTGGAATTACTGTCAGTTCTCGGCTCGCGGCCAAAGAATATCTGCAACGTGGCGAACTTGTCGCCTTGGACATCCCTGGCCTTCATTTCGTGCGCAGTTTTTACGCCGTTTCTCATCCCTCTCGCCATCAGTTTCCAGCCGTACGCTTTTTCCTGAAATTCCTTATGGATATTGCTGCGCGTTTGCAGGTTCCGGATAATGAGCCGATCGGTACAGTAACCAATAATCACTCTGAATGA